The following are encoded in a window of Castanea sativa cultivar Marrone di Chiusa Pesio chromosome 5, ASM4071231v1 genomic DNA:
- the LOC142635918 gene encoding uncharacterized protein LOC142635918 encodes MKTVLETLLYVESYVLLTTLLIAFLTVFGSWRRRSHSLKLKYSIWASYLLSTYLINYTMGLMKSATFRNELFSVWATFLIIFLGSADCISAYSLADNENRKRYNLELFVLYFWLGWLIVVHTHKHEFMIPLYLLYFLSLRRTGGRAKALESASKSYGLVRNTKLVADFMEDESNKGDDEADPTCMKGYKYLVKGEKKAKVKVKAPYYHMQFETTDDRKVITIDMIWQCKGRLLSSTGDPDGRLKDICLSYALYRLLCRRFAKYSFPESSHPKTWKFVRYGLLSKEGDHERAFRVIELELGFLYDLFYTKYPVLFANGFPLLRNFEFIIVIIGCWVVVPTLKDYDKRNTGSDNVGLMTASGRNLDALLTGVVLVAILFMEIVQFLVLNFSDWAKVQWLCYYVEKPLWHNKCMEMIIRAICHRKLLKPWDRKLAQYSLLESFSHNPSILLYNRWTSPYIGKPRNGLKQSAHVKLPMGVKKAIIYSLKTNGQRLTNGVASLKRNGVENEFSWACRLETQTHVIMVWHIATSLCELNLSSQVIVTREVNKQRESEDFIVATNLSKYCAYLVAFAPRLLPDHPYITEFIFDQVVVEAREKLKGCKKSICQKMFTLCKDDRKKRISKEMLTSDRKDDEEIVEIIEKGAVLAKDLLKIIKDNGLRWKILAELWAELMLFVAPSDDETAHAEHLAMGGEFVTHLWALLSHAGILTRDSAQDILTRDSAQDV; translated from the coding sequence ATGAAAACAGTTCTGGAAACGCTATTGTATGTTGAATCATATGTCCTTTTGACAACGCTCCTGATAGCCTTTCTTACGGTCTTCGGATCATGGAGGCGACGAAGCCACAGTTTGAAGCTCAAATATTCGATATGGGCATCTTACCTTCTGTCTACGTACCTGATAAACTACACCATGGGCCTGATGAAGTCAGCAACGTTCCGTAATGAATTGTTTTCTGTTTGGGCGACgtttttgattatttttcttggaaGCGCTGATTGCATCTCTGCCTACAGCCTTGCAGACAATGAGAATCGGAAGAGATATAACTTGGAACTTTTTGTCCTGTATTTTTGGCTGGGCTGGCTGATAGTTGTGCATACTCACAAACACGAATTTATGATTCCACTCTATCTCCTCTATTTCTTGTCTTTGAGAAGGACAGGAGGCAGAGCCAAAGCTTTGGAGTCAGCAAGCAAATCATATGGTTTGGTGAGAAACACCAAATTGGTTGCAGACTTCATGGAAGATGAGAGCAACAAAGGAGACGATGAAGCAGATCCTACTTGCATGAAAGGCTACAAGTATTTGGTAAAAGGCGAAAAGAAGGCAAAGGTGAAAGTTAAAGCACCATACTACCATATGCAGTTTGAGACGACAGATGATCGTAAAGTCATTACCATTGATATGATCTGGCAATGCAAAGGGAGACTCTTAAGCTCCACCGGAGATCCAGACGGGCGACTCAAAGATATCTGCCTTTCCTATGCATTGTATAGGCTTCTTTGTCGTAGATTTGCAAAATATTCATTCCCTGAAAGCTCCCACCCTAAGACATGGAAATTTGTTCGATATGGGCTTCTTTCCAAAGAAGGTGATCATGAGAGAGCATTCAGAGTCATTGAGCTGGAGCTCGGATTTCTTTATGATCTCTTTTACACAAAATATCCCGTCTTATTTGCCAATGGATTTCCATTATTAAGAAATTTTGAGTTCATTATTGTCATAATTGGTTGTTGGGTTGTGGTTCCCACTCTAAAAGACTACGATAAAAGAAACACAGGTTCTGATAATGTCGGCCTCATGACAGCAAGTGGACGTAACCTTGATGCTCTTCTCACAGGAGTAGTTTTAGTCGCTATACTTTTCATGGAAATTGTGCAATTTTTGGTTCTCAACTTCTCCGATTGGGCTAAGGTACAGTGGCTTTGCTATTATGTTGAAAAACCCTTGTGGCATAATAAATGCATGGAGATGATCATACGAGCAATATGTCATAGGAAATTGTTAAAACCTTGGGATAGAAAACTTGCCCAATATTCTCTTCTTGAATCTTTTAGTCATAACCCTTCCATATTGCTCTACAATCGTTGGACTTCTCCTTATATAGGTAAGCCGAGAAATGGTCTAAAACAAAGTGCTCACGTCAAATTGCCGATGGGAGTGAAGAAAGCAATTATTTACTCTCTAAAGACCAATGGGCAGCGATTGACAAATGGGGTAGCTTCTCTGAAGAGAAACGGAGTTGAGAATGAATTCTCTTGGGCATGTAGACTTGAGACACAGACGCATGTTATCATGGTCTGGCATATAGCCACCAGTCTTTGCGAGCTCAATTTATCATCACAAGTTATTGTCACAAGGGAGGTCAACAAACAAAGGGAAAGCGAAGACTTCATTGTGGCAACTAACTTGTCTAAATACTGTGCCTATTTGGTGGCTTTTGCTCCAAGACTTTTACCTGATCATCCGTATATTACAGAATTTATTTTTGATCAAGTAGTTGTTGAAGCCAGGGAAAAACTCAAGGGATGCAAGAAAAGTATTTGCCAAAAGATGTTTACTTTATGCAAAGATGATCGCAAGAAAAGAATTTCCAAAGAGATGTTGACTTCAGACCGAAAGGATGATGAAGAAATCGTAGAGATTATTGAAAAGGGTGCTGTTCTTGCGAAGGATctgctaaaaataataaaagacaaTGGGCTGAGATGGAAAATTCTGGCTGAATTATGGGCAGAGTTGATGTTGTTTGTGGCTCCCTCCGATGATGAAACTGCCCATGCAGAACACCTAGCCATGGGAGGAGAGTTTGTGACTCACTTGTGGGCATTACTCTCTCATGCTGGTATACTCACGCGAGATTCAGCTCAAGATATACTCACGCGAGATTCAGCTCAAGATGTTTGA